The DNA region GTTAAAACATCACCCACATAAATATTATAAGCAATAACAGATATTTCAGAAGGCAATTTATCTATATTTAATGAAACATTATTGAAAATAACAGATTCATATTTATTATCACCAGAATACATAACAGATGCAGTATAATCACCAGGATGCAAATCAGATATGCTTAAAATAGCATTACCATCAATTACTTCCTGAGTGTAAGCCTTATCATTTACATTGACAATCAAACTGCCTTTTGCATCAGAAGGAAGTGAAATTGCAAATATTGTTCCGTTAACATTTAAAACATCCTGAGATAGCTTAATTTTAGATACTATAAATGAAGTGATATTTTCACAGTCAGCATAGTTTTCACTTTCAAACTTAATAGTTACTGCATACTTTCCGGCTTCCAAATCTGAAATAGTTATATTTGAAATACCATTATTAACCTTTGCAGAGTAATTTTTACCATTAATTACACATGAAACATTGCCTAAAACATCATTCGGCATTATAATGCTGATTGTTTCATTTTCACCAACAAAAATATCCTCAGAACTGACATTTAAAGCAGTAACAGATTTTTTAACTGTGAAGTTAGATGATACTGATTGACCAGTGAATCTGGCATCACCATTATAATACACCTCCACTGTATGAATTCCAACGTTTAAATCAGAAAGGGTTTTAACAATGATTCCTTGATTATTTATTGAATCAGTATAAGTTTTTCCATCAATTTTAATGATGACATCACCAATGCATTGGTTATTTATGCCAACAGTAATTGTAACGTCTTGTCCAACAGACACATCAGTAACATTAATTGTAATATCAGGACTGATTAATTTAGCTGATGATAATGCTGCAATAGACCCATTTGTAGCAACATAAATTAAGCCATTATTACCTATTATAGGAGTGCCGATTATTTCTAATCCCATATCAGACTTCCACACTACATTACCTTCACTATCAAATGAGTATAACATGTTATTTGAACCAACGTAAATATTTCCATCATTTCCAACTAAAATACCAGAAGTGAAAGTCAGATTGGAAATTAATGATTCACTACCATCAATCAAATCATATCTGTACAGATTTCCTTGAGAATTGATGGAATATAATCCCCATTCATCATCCAATGCAAGATAACTACCAGAACCCCCAGTTATTTTAGTTTTCCAGATTTGATTTCCGTCAGGAGTAATCTCAACGATATTGTCATCCAATACTGCATAAATCATATTTCCAGGACCCATAACAGGACGAATTCCATTATTTTTACCAGGAATACTAGACATGACTTGTTTGTTATCCAAATCAATTATTTTAAGACCGTCATCACATGAAACAACTGCAGTACTCTCACTAACAATTACAGGAGAAGAAACAGGTTGGGATTTTCCAAGACTTATTATTGTTGGATTTCCACCGTTTTCCCAGAGAGAATATGGAATTATAACCAGTTTATAGTCAGATGATGAGACTTGATATTCACTGGAAATGTATATATTTGCATTTGAATCAATTACCGGTGCAAATAAGCTGGAACCCTGATAAATATTGGATCTGCCGAATTTTTCACCTGTTGTCTGATTGATGAAATGAATAGTATTTCCGTTTTCAGGCACGATAATCACATCACGACCAATAGCTACACCATAGAAGCTGCCATCAAACTTTTGAGTATAATTCCATAATTGAACTGCATTATTTAATGCATAAACAGCAGTTGAGGTAGCTAAATAGATATTGCCATTACAGTCGATTGCCAGATTTCCAGTGATTTCACCACTTACATTATAACTCCAAAGGATTGCACCATTTGAATCAGTATCATAAGGTGATTTTCCAGTGTTTTGAATATCATATCCCTGATTCGGCCATAATGGAGTTTCATAATCCAAAACATTAAATTCTGTTGTATTTTCAACATTGAAATAATTATCACTTATTAAAATAGCGGAAATGACATATTTTTCCACAGGCAGGTTTGAAAGTTTCCATGAAACTTTTCCAGTACGTGGAATTGTTTTAACAATACTTTGGCCGGCACATGTGATTGTAATGTTTCCATCAACACCATTTTCAACAATCACTTCAATATTTTCATCATGTCCAATCATTATGTCATTTGCATTAATTGTTAATGTAGTAGAGGCTTTTAAAACATTAAATGAAGTTGTGTAATTTATAGCATTGAAAACATTGTTTCCACCATAATAAACGAATAATTCTTTATTTCCTACATTTAATTTAGAAATATTGAATAGAGATTTTCCGTTTATAATTTCTGATGTTGTGTTCTCATTATTCATAGCAATAGTCACATTTCCTGTTGCATCATCATCCAGAACAACTTCAATTATTGCATTTTGCCCGTAAACAATATCTTCAACATTAACTGCAATTGTAGTGTTCAGTTTGTCTACAGAGAATTTGATGGAGTCCTGACTTGTTAAATATTTATAATTTCCATTATACAATACTTTAATATCATAATCCCCTCTTGTTATTGAGTTAATTGTATAGTTTGCTTTTGAATTAACAAGAGTTAAAGTTTCTTCCTTATTGTTAATGATTAAAGTTATGTTTCCGGTTACACTTGGGGAAACATTGATTGTTAATGTTACATCACGGCCAACTTCAATTTGACCGGCAGACACTGCAGTTGTTGAATTATATTTATTTACACTGAATTGAATTGATTTTTCAGCTGATTCATAAAATTTATTACCGGAATATGTTATAACAGCAGTATAATCACCTGCAGATAAATCAGATAAAGTAAATGTTGTTTTTGGATTTGTAATATCTTGAGTTCTAGTAGTATTTCCAAAAGTTAATGTTAAATTACCTGTTGCATCATCAATTAAAGCAACAGCAATTATTTCATCATCATCAACTGAAATGTTATTGAATGTTACTTCCATTTTTGGATCTAATCTGGCTTTTGTAAAATTAATTACATCTTCAAAACCATTATAACTTGCAATTAACTTGCCTTCTACTTCATTTAATGTATAGATTGTATTTGCCATTCCATAAATAAGAGTAACATATGATTCACTGGATTTTCCTCCAACTGTTGAAATGGATAAATCCACAGTTGGCAATTTACTTGAATCCCAGTATGACGCTTCGCCATTTTTATTATATATATTATTTAAATCAAAACTGACCTTTGCATTTTCTCCTATAAACATCTTTGTTGTATTTGCTGATGCATTCAAGTACAGCCAATAGCTGCATTTTGATGAAGAACTGATTTGTGGAGAAATATTATAATTTTCCTGAGTATTTCCAAACCAATTACCGTCACAATAAATATTCTTTAAGTTGGCAGAAGATTTAGCATTGATTAATGCATTGTTTGAATTTGCTATAGTATTCTGTAAAAATATTGAATCTGTGACATGGACTTCTGTTGATGTTAAAATCAATGCACCTGTTCTGCTGGAATCAGTATTGTTAATGAATAATGATGATTTTACATCAAGCAGCCCTCCTGAATAAGGCATTAAAATACATGAACATCCTTCATTAGCACTATTTCCTATAAATGCTGAATCAGTTACTGTTAATATATTTTGAGTCGATTTTGCATAAAAATAAACACATCCGTCAATTACAGTATTATTTGAAAATCTTACATCTGAAATGAATGCTTTTTGGCCATTATTGGATTTAATCAATGTAGACATTTTGGTTTTTGTATTGGCAACATTACTGTCAAAAACAGAAGAAGTGATTTTATAATCATCAGCTAAAATCAATATTGCATTATTTTTTATGAATTTTAAATTATTAGCTTCAATTGATGCAGAAGACTCAATAAGAGTATTATATGAATTTGATTCAAATGTACAGTCTTCAAGATTTAAAAATCCTCCACTCTGTTTTATAATTCTTTCAGATGAAGATGATGCCTGTTTAGAATTTTTAAATGTTATGTTTTTAAGTGACAGCTCAACATTGCCAACATTAAAAACATTTCCTTTAGATGAAACTACAACATTATCTTCACCTGCAATAGTTAAATCATAATTAATTTCAAGATTTTTTTCTGAGAATGTTCCATCCATGACTATAATATTCCCAGTTGCATTTGCAAGTTCAATTGCTTTTGCGAAAGTTTTTACTGGAGCATTTTTAGATCCGTTATTGTTGTCATTACCTGATTTTTGTGATAGATACATATACTCTATAGGCATACCAACAGAAACTTCGCTACTTTTACTAATTGATATAGATGGGACTACATAAACTTGGGCTTTTTCAATGTTTTTTAAATTTATTGTAAAATCTTTTGAATTAACAGTCTTTAAATATTGCCCATCCATGTAAACATCATAACCAGATTTCTCTAAAATATCTGAATCATAAAAATCAGGATTTTTTAAGGCTACATCAACATGTAAAGTTACCTCATCACCAACACGTTCATCAGCTATAAGTTTAAGTTTTGCAAATTCTATGGAATTTGCCAAATAATAATTATCCCTGATTTCACAATCAGAATTATAGTTTAATTTGATATTTAATACATCACCTACACGAGTATGATTAATAAACCTGTTACCTATAATAGTAACATCAGGTGAACCATATTGACCTTGTGCAATGGCACATATGGCAGTACCTATTGAAGCACTATTTTTTATAAATGTAGTATTTAATACAGTTAGTGCACCTTCATCCATTAAAGATATAGCACCACCACGACCAGTACCTGTAGTAGATAGTTCATCCAATCCCCAACATAGATTCTCATTATCTTCAAATAGGGAATCTTCTATATGAATATATGGGCAATGTAAATACTTACTTGCACCTATTGCACCACCACCATTATTAGTAGTACAGTTATTACCAATAAATATAGTATTATAAATTTGTAAATAACTATATGTATATAGTGCACCACCATTCCAACCTGCTAAATTATCAGTAAAGTTAGAATCATATATAGTAGTATTTGCACCACCATGAGTATGTATTGCACCAGCCCATCTTGAAGCAGTATTTCTATAGAAAGTGGAATTAGTAACTGTCAGTACACCACAATTATTAATACATCCAGGTTCAGTTCTAGCATAGTTACCTTCAAAGTAACAATTACTTATCTCACCACGTGCATTAGTACATACATCCATAGGATTATCTTTAGGGTCATATAAACTTACACATCCAAAGTCAGAGAGAATATTTTTAAATGAACAATTATTTAAAGTAACATCTCCTCTCAATAAATATACAAGAGAGGAATGTCCTCCTGTCAGTGTACAATTTAAAAAGTCACAGTTTTCAATAATGTTATTTGCATTTCCTGCCATTTGCAAAAATACTGCATCAGGCATGAAACTTGTTGAAATCCATTTAAATGTAATGTTTTTTAAAGTGATTCCAAAACCTGAATTTTCAGGCACATTTATAGCCAAATAACTGATAGATCTGGCATCAGGAGATGAATCTCCAAAGTATGCACCGGAACTTCCCAATATTGTTACATTATTATTTACCTGAATTTGATAACTGGAATCTTTTAAATCAGTCGGATAATAATTAGTATTTTCTTTCAGTTTCAACACATAATTTTTATCACTTTTAGAACAATATTCCTGCAAATCATCCCAATTATCAACAGTAATTTCATCTAATGTGTCTCCAATCACATTATCACTATTTTCTGATAAAACAACTGTCCCATTATCAGGACTAATGTGATTGAGAGTTGTATTTTCAAAATCGCTCGCAGATGCACTTCCTATAGAAAATATGAAAATCAGCAAAACCGCTGCGATTAAATATTTATTAT from uncultured Methanobrevibacter sp. includes:
- a CDS encoding Ig-like domain repeat protein; the protein is MRSYNKYLIAAVLLIFIFSIGSASASDFENTTLNHISPDNGTVVLSENSDNVIGDTLDEITVDNWDDLQEYCSKSDKNYVLKLKENTNYYPTDLKDSSYQIQVNNNVTILGSSGAYFGDSSPDARSISYLAINVPENSGFGITLKNITFKWISTSFMPDAVFLQMAGNANNIIENCDFLNCTLTGGHSSLVYLLRGDVTLNNCSFKNILSDFGCVSLYDPKDNPMDVCTNARGEISNCYFEGNYARTEPGCINNCGVLTVTNSTFYRNTASRWAGAIHTHGGANTTIYDSNFTDNLAGWNGGALYTYSYLQIYNTIFIGNNCTTNNGGGAIGASKYLHCPYIHIEDSLFEDNENLCWGLDELSTTGTGRGGAISLMDEGALTVLNTTFIKNSASIGTAICAIAQGQYGSPDVTIIGNRFINHTRVGDVLNIKLNYNSDCEIRDNYYLANSIEFAKLKLIADERVGDEVTLHVDVALKNPDFYDSDILEKSGYDVYMDGQYLKTVNSKDFTINLKNIEKAQVYVVPSISISKSSEVSVGMPIEYMYLSQKSGNDNNNGSKNAPVKTFAKAIELANATGNIIVMDGTFSEKNLEINYDLTIAGEDNVVVSSKGNVFNVGNVELSLKNITFKNSKQASSSSERIIKQSGGFLNLEDCTFESNSYNTLIESSASIEANNLKFIKNNAILILADDYKITSSVFDSNVANTKTKMSTLIKSNNGQKAFISDVRFSNNTVIDGCVYFYAKSTQNILTVTDSAFIGNSANEGCSCILMPYSGGLLDVKSSLFINNTDSSRTGALILTSTEVHVTDSIFLQNTIANSNNALINAKSSANLKNIYCDGNWFGNTQENYNISPQISSSSKCSYWLYLNASANTTKMFIGENAKVSFDLNNIYNKNGEASYWDSSKLPTVDLSISTVGGKSSESYVTLIYGMANTIYTLNEVEGKLIASYNGFEDVINFTKARLDPKMEVTFNNISVDDDEIIAVALIDDATGNLTLTFGNTTRTQDITNPKTTFTLSDLSAGDYTAVITYSGNKFYESAEKSIQFSVNKYNSTTAVSAGQIEVGRDVTLTINVSPSVTGNITLIINNKEETLTLVNSKANYTINSITRGDYDIKVLYNGNYKYLTSQDSIKFSVDKLNTTIAVNVEDIVYGQNAIIEVVLDDDATGNVTIAMNNENTTSEIINGKSLFNISKLNVGNKELFVYYGGNNVFNAINYTTSFNVLKASTTLTINANDIMIGHDENIEVIVENGVDGNITITCAGQSIVKTIPRTGKVSWKLSNLPVEKYVISAILISDNYFNVENTTEFNVLDYETPLWPNQGYDIQNTGKSPYDTDSNGAILWSYNVSGEITGNLAIDCNGNIYLATSTAVYALNNAVQLWNYTQKFDGSFYGVAIGRDVIIVPENGNTIHFINQTTGEKFGRSNIYQGSSLFAPVIDSNANIYISSEYQVSSSDYKLVIIPYSLWENGGNPTIISLGKSQPVSSPVIVSESTAVVSCDDGLKIIDLDNKQVMSSIPGKNNGIRPVMGPGNMIYAVLDDNIVEITPDGNQIWKTKITGGSGSYLALDDEWGLYSINSQGNLYRYDLIDGSESLISNLTFTSGILVGNDGNIYVGSNNMLYSFDSEGNVVWKSDMGLEIIGTPIIGNNGLIYVATNGSIAALSSAKLISPDITINVTDVSVGQDVTITVGINNQCIGDVIIKIDGKTYTDSINNQGIIVKTLSDLNVGIHTVEVYYNGDARFTGQSVSSNFTVKKSVTALNVSSEDIFVGENETISIIMPNDVLGNVSCVINGKNYSAKVNNGISNITISDLEAGKYAVTIKFESENYADCENITSFIVSKIKLSQDVLNVNGTIFAISLPSDAKGSLIVNVNDKAYTQEVIDGNAILSISDLHPGDYTASVMYSGDNKYESVIFNNVSLNIDKLPSEISVIAYNIYVGDVLTVNVTASVNSGKITLTLNNKTYDITIENAFATLTVSNLEAGSYAVVVQYSGDDTYNPCVNTTSFSVLKVDVPVTNDMSLVILLFIVFLFLLMLLVLLLFVLMVLITLQLWLTVKLLLMFLICLKVVIMLL